One segment of Nostoc piscinale CENA21 DNA contains the following:
- a CDS encoding pyridoxal phosphate-dependent aminotransferase, translating to MKLAARVSQVKPSLTLAIAAKAKAMKAEGIDVCSFSAGEPDFDTPAHIKAAAAKALAEGKTKYGPAPGEPKLREAIAQKLKSDNGLDYKAENVIVTNGGKHSLYNLIMALIDPGDEVIIPAPYWLSYPEMVTLAGGVSVIVNTDASTGYKITPEQLRQAITPKTKLFVLNSPSNPTGMVYTPEEIKALAQVIVDADIYVVSDEIYEKILYDGAEHLSIGSLGQEIFERTFISNGFAKAYSMTGWRLGYLAGPVEIIKATNSIQGHSTSNVCTFAQYGAIAALEESQDCVAEMLQAFTKRRQVMLERINAIPGLYCPKPDGAFYLFPDISKTGLKSLEFCDALIEEHQVAVIPGIAFGADNNIRLSYATDLATIEKGLDRLEKFVRSRI from the coding sequence ATGAAACTGGCAGCAAGAGTAAGTCAGGTAAAACCTTCTTTAACCTTAGCGATCGCAGCTAAAGCTAAGGCGATGAAGGCAGAAGGTATAGATGTTTGTAGTTTTAGTGCTGGTGAACCGGATTTTGACACCCCAGCACATATTAAAGCCGCAGCAGCAAAGGCTTTGGCAGAAGGTAAAACCAAGTATGGCCCTGCACCTGGAGAACCAAAGTTAAGGGAAGCGATCGCCCAAAAGCTGAAATCTGATAACGGTTTAGATTACAAAGCAGAAAATGTCATCGTCACCAATGGCGGTAAACATTCTTTGTACAACTTGATCATGGCACTCATCGATCCGGGTGATGAGGTAATTATTCCGGCTCCCTATTGGCTGAGTTATCCCGAAATGGTAACTTTAGCAGGTGGTGTCTCCGTGATTGTCAACACCGACGCTTCCACAGGCTATAAAATTACACCGGAACAACTGCGCCAAGCCATCACCCCCAAAACCAAGTTATTTGTCCTCAACTCCCCATCCAACCCCACCGGGATGGTTTACACGCCAGAGGAAATTAAAGCTTTGGCACAGGTAATAGTTGATGCAGATATCTATGTAGTCTCCGATGAGATTTACGAAAAAATTCTCTACGACGGTGCAGAACATCTCAGTATTGGTTCCCTTGGACAAGAAATTTTTGAGCGCACCTTTATTAGTAATGGGTTTGCCAAAGCTTATTCTATGACAGGTTGGCGCTTGGGTTACCTAGCCGGGCCAGTCGAGATTATTAAAGCTACCAATTCCATTCAAGGGCATAGTACATCTAATGTATGTACCTTTGCTCAATATGGTGCGATCGCCGCTTTAGAAGAATCTCAAGACTGTGTAGCTGAAATGTTGCAAGCTTTCACCAAGCGGCGACAAGTCATGCTAGAGCGAATCAACGCCATTCCCGGTTTATATTGTCCCAAACCAGACGGCGCTTTTTATCTGTTCCCCGACATCAGCAAAACCGGACTCAAATCTCTAGAATTTTGCGACGCTTTGATTGAAGAACATCAAGTTGCAGTCATTCCCGGAATTGCTTTTGGTGCAGATAATAACATTCGCCTTTCCTACGCCACCGATTTAGCCACAATCGAAAAAGGCTTGGATAGGTTAGAAAAGTTTGTGCGATCAAGAATTTAA
- a CDS encoding transketolase: protein MTTQEELHQWYELAQQLRIDSIRATTIAGSGHPTSSMSAADLMAVLLTKYFHYDFEHPENPNNDRLIFSKGHAAPLLYSMYKAAGVINDEELRSLRKLGSRLEGHPTPILPWVDVATGSLGQGLPIAVGLALAGKYLDQLPYHVWVLLGDSETAEGSVWEAFDHAAHYTLDNLIAIIDVNRLGQRGQTELGWNTQAYSQRAKAFGWQAIEIDGHDFSQIDHAMSTAIAVNDRPTVIIARTKKGQGVASLEDLGGWHGKALKPEQEQQAIAELGGERQIIIQVHQPETQEPVPTGKAQPLQLPSYEKGAKVATRRAYGDALKALGNAQPDVVALDAEVSNSTYVEDFAEAFPERYFEMYIAEQQMIAAAVGLQVRKYKPFASTFAAFLTRAYDFIRMAAVSRANIKLMGSHAGVSIGQDGASQMGLEDLAAFRAVWSSTVLYPSDANQTAKLVAQMSDRQGIVYLRTTREATPVIYGAEEEFSIGGSKVIRSSDQDQATIIGAGITLHEALKAYEQLKNDGITVRIIDAYSVKPIDVSTLHQAAQDTEGNLVVVEDHWLEGGLGAAVLDAFAGVGEMPTYEGPQLQLIKLAVSEMPTSGTPEELLHAAKIDADAIIAAVRSLVKHPLSTKF from the coding sequence ATGACTACACAAGAAGAATTGCATCAATGGTATGAATTAGCCCAACAGTTACGTATTGATAGTATTCGCGCCACAACAATTGCTGGTTCTGGTCATCCGACATCATCTATGTCGGCGGCGGATTTGATGGCGGTTTTACTGACCAAATATTTTCATTACGATTTTGAGCATCCCGAAAATCCCAATAATGATCGCCTGATTTTTTCTAAAGGTCACGCTGCACCATTGCTTTATTCTATGTACAAAGCGGCCGGTGTGATTAACGATGAAGAATTGCGATCGCTGCGAAAATTGGGTAGTCGTTTAGAAGGTCATCCCACACCTATTTTACCTTGGGTAGATGTGGCAACTGGTTCTCTAGGACAAGGCTTACCCATTGCTGTGGGGTTAGCTTTAGCCGGGAAATATCTCGACCAACTTCCTTATCATGTCTGGGTACTACTGGGAGATAGTGAAACCGCCGAAGGTTCGGTTTGGGAAGCCTTTGACCACGCTGCACACTACACCTTAGATAATTTAATTGCGATTATTGATGTCAACCGCTTGGGTCAACGGGGTCAAACGGAATTAGGCTGGAATACACAAGCATACTCTCAGCGTGCCAAAGCCTTTGGTTGGCAAGCCATCGAAATTGATGGACATGATTTTAGCCAAATCGATCATGCCATGAGTACCGCGATCGCAGTTAATGATCGCCCGACAGTCATTATCGCCCGTACCAAGAAAGGTCAAGGCGTAGCTAGTTTAGAAGATTTAGGCGGTTGGCATGGTAAAGCTTTAAAACCAGAACAAGAACAACAAGCAATTGCCGAATTAGGCGGTGAACGTCAGATAATTATCCAAGTTCATCAACCAGAAACCCAAGAACCGGTTCCTACGGGTAAAGCCCAACCCCTGCAACTTCCTAGTTATGAAAAAGGCGCAAAAGTAGCCACACGTCGGGCTTATGGCGATGCTTTAAAAGCGTTAGGCAATGCTCAACCAGATGTAGTTGCCCTTGACGCTGAGGTCAGTAATTCCACTTATGTCGAAGATTTCGCCGAAGCTTTTCCCGAACGCTACTTTGAAATGTACATTGCCGAACAACAAATGATTGCGGCGGCGGTGGGTTTGCAAGTCAGAAAATATAAACCCTTTGCCTCTACTTTTGCTGCCTTTTTAACCCGCGCCTACGATTTTATCAGGATGGCGGCTGTGTCTCGCGCCAACATTAAATTAATGGGTTCTCATGCTGGTGTATCTATCGGTCAAGATGGAGCTTCGCAAATGGGATTAGAAGATTTAGCCGCTTTTCGGGCTGTGTGGAGTAGCACTGTATTGTATCCCAGCGATGCAAATCAAACCGCCAAACTAGTAGCGCAAATGAGCGATCGCCAAGGTATTGTTTACTTACGCACAACCCGCGAAGCTACACCCGTCATTTATGGTGCGGAAGAAGAATTTTCCATTGGTGGTAGTAAAGTGATTCGCAGTTCTGACCAAGACCAAGCCACTATCATTGGTGCCGGCATTACTTTACATGAAGCCCTCAAAGCTTACGAACAACTGAAAAACGACGGAATCACAGTCCGCATCATCGATGCTTATTCAGTTAAACCCATTGATGTGTCAACCCTACATCAAGCTGCACAAGACACCGAAGGTAACTTAGTTGTAGTTGAAGATCATTGGCTAGAGGGCGGATTAGGTGCGGCGGTACTGGATGCTTTCGCTGGTGTTGGAGAAATGCCAACCTACGAAGGGCCACAACTACAACTGATCAAATTAGCCGTGAGTGAAATGCCCACATCAGGAACCCCAGAAGAATTACTCCACGCCGCCAAAATCGATGCTGATGCCATAATTGCCGCAGTGCGATCGCTAGTTAAACATCCACTGAGTACGAAGTTCTGA